The genomic DNA GGAATGACCAGACATAATTCGTCTCCTCTAAACTCACAGAATTACACAGCCTTATTGCATTGATAATATTACGATTTCTCCGATGGTATTGCAAACCGATTGTTGGTTTCTCCGCCGAGTGTACAGACATAAGAACGGGATAGAAAATGAATGTCGAATTTGCTATGGAAAGCCCTCATCCGAGGAATGACTGGTGCTGCCTGTCGGTGACCGCTCCCAGCGTCGCCGACAGTGAATGCTGAATTCACAAAAACCGTCACCGACGCTACAAGCGATCGGTGACGGGAGAATCGGGATCGCCATGGAATGAGATTCCAAGGCTACAGGAGCCTCGCAATCTCATTGCGAGGTGCTAATTGGAAATTCGAGATTCGAGGCTATTTGGTGGAATACTCAGATTTCAGCATTCATAGCTGCCAAAATCTTTGGCGTGATGTCTTCAATACTTTCGATAGCATTGAAGTCGAAATTATCAGGGAGGTTACAGCCAATCAATGTAGCATCCCGGTAGGTATGTGTTCCGGTCAGCACATCTCTGCGGGCGACGGTATCGATTTTCACGCTCCCCTTCAGATCGAACCCCGGATTATTCAGTACGATGAGGTCCGGCGCCTGAGATAGTTCGGGACCGGAGTAGATCTCTTCCGGGAGATAAACTTTTTCAATCGGATTAACCATATTACCGGCATCGTCTCGAATCCGAATTTCATCCGCGAGTCTGATTCTGAGTTCGTCGCGATATTTCCGGAATTCGTCGCCATCCTCAATCCAGCCGTGACGAAACCGGCCGGATCGGTTCAGGTAGATGCGACCGGGGTCGAGGGCGAAGGCGATTGATTCCGGCGCCATATCTTCCAGCGATTCCGGCGATTCTGTTGTGAATTCGAGGTATCCCTGTATCTGCAGCCAAGCGTTCAGATTTAGCTCCTTCTCTATGCCGGTAAAACCATGGTCAGAGAGGATAATTATGCCGGTATCTTCGCCGGCTTTATCAGTGAGCGTTCCAACTGCACCATCAAGAATATGATAGAATTCCATCACCTGGGCATGGTATTGATGCCCCTCATCAACCACTGCATCCCAGAGATAGTGCTGGAGTCGATCCGTTCCGGTGAAAACAGCCATAATAATATCCCAGGATTCCCTATCCCAGAGATAGTGGATCGTTTCGACGCGCCGCTCGAGTACCCGGAACAGATCCTCCATGAATTTGTCCATATCTTCACGGGCTAACCAGGCATCTACATCAACGGAATAGTCCAAATCTTTCAGTGCGGGAAGGAGCGACTTCGGCCAGACCGCTTTCTGCAGGTCCGGCGTCACGAACCCGGAGATTAACACGCCGTCGACTTCCCTGGCGGGATAGGTCTGCGGGACGTTGATGACTAATGACTTCTTCCTGGAATCAGAGAGCCGCTCCCAAAGCGTCGGTGCTTTAATATCATTGGAATCCAGGAAATGAAGGGAATAGTTATCGGACCTGGCCTCGAAAAAACCGTACACGCCATGTGTACCGGGATTGGTACCGGTCATAAAACTGGCCCACGCGGTGGAGGAGACATCCGGTATTGAGCTGTTTATGGATGCGCTGTGGCCAGCCTGGATCAAGCGGTTCAGATTTGGTGTCACTCCCGATTGACACAAATCTGCGAGCAAGGAATACGGCAAACCATCCAGCCCGATGACGAGAAATTCGGGGTCAGGCATCACAATTTTTTCGCATGGGTAACTCAGGCTGAATCGACCACGGCATCATTGAAAAAATGCCTTTACAGTGAATGTGGAATCCGGTGAAAGTGGAATCGAATGACAATCTGCCGAAGCAGCTTCTTCAGACAATCGACTCCGACGTTTATCCACTGCCGGACAGATCCCGGATGGTTCCGCAGCCACTGAATGCCTGCAAACGCCAGGGCCAGCGCAGCAAAGAACAGCATAAGTGCGCCGAAGAAGAGCAGGACCTCATTTTGTGCAGCTGGTGAAACGCCCATTACTCCCTCCTCGATTCAGGAAGACTGAAGTGCGTTTTTTATAGATTTTATCACTTTATCGCTCTGAGGCTTATCTTTGGATTTAAACCGGTTCAATAT from Candidatus Neomarinimicrobiota bacterium includes the following:
- a CDS encoding alkaline phosphatase family protein; protein product: MPDPEFLVIGLDGLPYSLLADLCQSGVTPNLNRLIQAGHSASINSSIPDVSSTAWASFMTGTNPGTHGVYGFFEARSDNYSLHFLDSNDIKAPTLWERLSDSRKKSLVINVPQTYPAREVDGVLISGFVTPDLQKAVWPKSLLPALKDLDYSVDVDAWLAREDMDKFMEDLFRVLERRVETIHYLWDRESWDIIMAVFTGTDRLQHYLWDAVVDEGHQYHAQVMEFYHILDGAVGTLTDKAGEDTGIIILSDHGFTGIEKELNLNAWLQIQGYLEFTTESPESLEDMAPESIAFALDPGRIYLNRSGRFRHGWIEDGDEFRKYRDELRIRLADEIRIRDDAGNMVNPIEKVYLPEEIYSGPELSQAPDLIVLNNPGFDLKGSVKIDTVARRDVLTGTHTYRDATLIGCNLPDNFDFNAIESIEDITPKILAAMNAEI